In Candidatus Roseilinea sp., one DNA window encodes the following:
- the mnmA gene encoding tRNA-specific 2-thiouridylase MnmA, producing the protein MKKARVVVAMSGGVDSSVAAALLVQQGYDVIGIMLRLWAEELRNAETRNGGLNSNRCCTPEAVADARAIAKLLGIPFYDIHAEGVFKQRVVDSWIAAYADATTPNPCFTCNRTIRFGFLMQKALALGADYLATGHYARVERLELEIERLEIGGLEKGDSNLQSPISDRHSPFRYRLLKGKDAQKDQSYVLHVLSQKDLARAMFPVGEYTKEEVRRLAREFGLPTAERPESQDLCFLTRGDYRSFLIRNAPEVARPGPIVNTRGEVIGQHEGLPFYTIGQRKGIHVSVRSAHSEPLYVLRLDPANNAVVVGSASELGTRIARTNKMHYVSGKPTAEPLRCTAKIRYKAKEAAGWLKPLPDGGAVFEFDEPQRDVTPGQGLVCYLGEEVIGGGVIARDAEGTE; encoded by the coding sequence ATGAAGAAGGCGCGTGTCGTAGTGGCCATGAGCGGCGGCGTAGATTCGTCGGTCGCGGCGGCTTTGCTGGTGCAGCAGGGCTACGACGTGATCGGCATCATGCTGCGCCTGTGGGCTGAGGAATTGAGAAACGCAGAAACGAGAAACGGGGGGCTCAATTCGAACCGATGCTGCACGCCTGAGGCCGTGGCCGACGCGCGCGCCATCGCCAAGTTGCTGGGCATCCCGTTCTACGACATCCACGCCGAGGGGGTGTTCAAGCAGCGCGTGGTGGATTCATGGATCGCCGCCTACGCCGATGCGACCACACCCAACCCATGCTTCACGTGTAACCGGACGATCCGCTTCGGCTTCCTGATGCAGAAGGCGCTCGCGCTCGGCGCAGATTACTTGGCGACGGGGCATTATGCTCGCGTCGAGAGATTAGAGTTAGAGATTGAGAGATTGGAGATTGGGGGATTGGAGAAAGGAGATTCCAATCTCCAATCTCCAATCTCCGATCGCCATTCTCCATTCCGCTATCGCCTTCTGAAGGGGAAGGATGCGCAGAAAGACCAGAGCTACGTCCTGCACGTCTTGAGCCAGAAGGATTTGGCGCGGGCGATGTTCCCGGTGGGCGAATACACGAAGGAAGAGGTGCGCCGGCTGGCGCGCGAGTTCGGCCTGCCCACCGCGGAACGTCCCGAGAGCCAGGATTTGTGCTTTCTGACCCGCGGCGACTATCGCAGCTTCCTGATCCGCAACGCGCCGGAGGTCGCCCGACCCGGACCGATTGTGAACACGCGCGGCGAGGTGATCGGCCAACATGAAGGCTTGCCCTTCTACACCATCGGCCAGCGCAAAGGCATTCACGTCTCGGTGCGCTCCGCCCACAGCGAGCCGCTCTACGTGCTGCGTCTCGACCCGGCCAACAACGCCGTCGTCGTCGGCAGTGCCAGCGAGCTGGGCACGCGAATTGCGCGGACGAACAAGATGCACTACGTGAGCGGCAAGCCGACCGCGGAGCCCTTGCGCTGCACGGCCAAGATCCGCTACAAGGCCAAGGAAGCTGCGGGCTGGCTGAAGCCGCTGCCGGACGGTGGCGCGGTGTTCGAGTTCGACGAGCCCCAGCGCGACGTGACGCCCGGCCAGGGATTGGTGTGTTATCTCGGCGAGGAGGTGATCGGCGGCGGCGTAATCGCGCGCGACGCCGAAGGAACAGAATGA
- the iscS gene encoding cysteine desulfurase IscS, protein MSTTRRQIYLDYSATTPVAPEVRAAMQPYWSEVFGNASSLHSFGRDAAAALDEAHTVVGCAIGARASEIVFTGCGTEADNLALRGVAFAARRAGNGSPGHIIITPVEHHAVEATAHQLHTLFGFDLTVLPVDGCGRVDPDDVRRAIRPDTVIVSVMLANNEVGTLQPVREIGAICREHGVPFHTDAVQAPAYLPVNVDELNVDLLALSAHKFYGPKGVGVLYIREGTPYVPAITGGGHERGRRPGTVNVAGAVGAEAAIKYASRERDAQAARLAELRDRLIQGVLDRVPDARLSGHPTERLPNHASFVFKDVDGESLLMALDVEGIAVSTGSACTSGNPEPSPVLLAMGIPRAWALGGLRITLGYHTTEEEIDAVLDALPECVARVRAASLEF, encoded by the coding sequence ATGAGCACGACGCGCAGGCAAATATATCTGGATTACTCGGCCACGACGCCCGTCGCGCCGGAGGTCAGGGCCGCCATGCAGCCCTACTGGAGCGAGGTGTTCGGCAATGCATCGTCGCTGCATAGCTTCGGGCGCGATGCAGCCGCTGCGCTGGACGAGGCGCACACCGTGGTCGGCTGTGCGATCGGCGCGCGCGCCAGCGAGATTGTGTTCACCGGCTGCGGCACCGAGGCCGACAACTTGGCGCTGCGCGGCGTCGCCTTCGCCGCGCGTCGCGCCGGCAACGGCTCGCCTGGCCACATCATCATCACGCCTGTCGAACATCACGCCGTCGAGGCGACTGCGCACCAACTGCACACGTTGTTCGGCTTTGATCTGACCGTGCTACCGGTAGACGGCTGCGGGCGCGTGGATCCCGACGACGTGCGGCGCGCCATCCGCCCCGACACAGTCATCGTCAGCGTGATGTTGGCCAACAACGAGGTCGGCACGCTCCAGCCCGTGCGCGAGATCGGCGCGATCTGTCGTGAGCATGGTGTGCCCTTCCACACCGACGCCGTCCAGGCGCCGGCCTACCTGCCCGTCAACGTGGACGAGCTGAACGTAGACCTGCTGGCGCTCTCGGCACACAAATTCTACGGCCCAAAGGGCGTCGGCGTGCTCTACATCCGCGAGGGCACGCCGTATGTGCCGGCGATCACCGGCGGTGGACACGAGCGCGGTCGTCGTCCGGGCACGGTCAACGTCGCCGGCGCGGTCGGCGCCGAGGCCGCGATCAAGTATGCCTCGCGCGAGCGGGATGCGCAGGCAGCGCGCCTGGCAGAGCTGCGCGACCGGTTGATCCAGGGCGTGCTGGATCGCGTGCCGGATGCGCGGCTGAGCGGTCATCCCACCGAGCGGCTGCCCAATCACGCCAGCTTCGTGTTCAAGGACGTGGACGGCGAGTCGTTGTTGATGGCGCTGGACGTCGAAGGCATCGCCGTCAGCACCGGTTCGGCCTGCACCAGCGGCAATCCCGAGCCGTCGCCGGTGCTGCTCGCCATGGGCATCCCACGCGCGTGGGCGCTGGGCGGCCTGCGCATCACACTGGGCTACCACACGACCGAGGAGGAGATTGATGCCGTGCTGGACGCGCTGCCGGAGTGCGTGGCGCGCGTGCGGGCGGCGAGCTTGGAGTTTTGA
- a CDS encoding WecB/TagA/CpsF family glycosyl transferase: MTGEMRTRSVEILGVRVDDVTYREACDIAEALIRRGGVHQFATVNPEFIMAARDDDEFREVLASTALNVPDGAGVVWAAGRRGVKLRERVAGVDLMLKLCALAARHRWRVFFLGAQPGVAERAAAALVLAHPGLRVAGAYAGSPRREEELAIVARVRAARPQLLFVAYGAPAQDKWLARNLPLLAPVVGDEAEGGIIGMGVGGAFDFVAGVQKRAPDWVQHANLEWLYRLLRQPWRWRRQTALIRFAVAAMLESR, from the coding sequence ATGACAGGTGAGATGAGGACGCGATCGGTCGAGATCCTGGGCGTGCGCGTGGATGACGTCACGTACCGCGAGGCGTGCGACATCGCCGAGGCGTTGATCCGGCGCGGCGGCGTGCATCAGTTTGCCACCGTCAACCCCGAATTCATCATGGCGGCCAGGGACGACGACGAGTTTCGGGAGGTGTTGGCGTCCACCGCGCTCAACGTGCCCGATGGCGCCGGCGTGGTGTGGGCGGCCGGGCGGCGCGGCGTGAAGTTGCGCGAGCGCGTGGCCGGTGTGGACTTGATGCTGAAACTGTGTGCGCTGGCGGCGCGCCATCGCTGGCGGGTGTTCTTCCTCGGCGCGCAGCCGGGCGTCGCCGAGCGAGCAGCAGCAGCCCTTGTGCTCGCTCATCCGGGCTTAAGGGTGGCAGGCGCGTACGCCGGCTCGCCGCGGCGCGAAGAGGAGCTAGCAATAGTAGCACGCGTGCGCGCGGCGCGGCCGCAATTGCTCTTCGTCGCATACGGTGCGCCGGCGCAAGACAAATGGCTGGCGCGTAACCTGCCGCTGCTGGCGCCCGTCGTGGGGGATGAGGCCGAGGGCGGGATCATCGGGATGGGTGTGGGAGGGGCATTCGACTTCGTTGCCGGCGTGCAAAAACGCGCGCCGGACTGGGTGCAGCATGCCAACCTCGAATGGCTGTACCGGCTGTTGCGCCAGCCGTGGCGCTGGCGACGCCAGACGGCGCTCATCCGCTTTGCTGTGGCCGCGATGCTAGAATCGCGTTGA
- the def gene encoding peptide deformylase codes for MVREIRKIGDPILRKKAKKVEKITRDTLKLLDDMVETMRQAHGQGLAAPQVGVSQRVAVVEVPKSDAIAGSGVLYELINPEVVKQSEETWEHQEGCLSIPGWRGDVARPYRIIVRALDRNGNRVKFEVEGHVARAFLHEIDHLDGVLYIDKLVSPDRVWRVKEEATEDLE; via the coding sequence ATGGTCAGAGAAATTCGAAAGATCGGCGATCCGATCCTGCGCAAAAAGGCGAAGAAGGTCGAGAAGATCACCCGCGATACCTTGAAGTTGCTTGATGATATGGTCGAGACGATGCGCCAGGCGCACGGCCAGGGTCTGGCAGCGCCCCAGGTCGGCGTCTCGCAACGGGTGGCAGTCGTCGAGGTGCCCAAGTCCGACGCCATCGCCGGCAGCGGCGTGCTCTACGAGCTGATCAACCCCGAGGTGGTCAAACAGTCGGAAGAAACGTGGGAGCACCAGGAAGGATGTCTATCCATTCCGGGGTGGCGCGGCGACGTGGCGCGCCCGTATCGCATCATCGTGCGCGCGCTCGACCGCAACGGCAACCGGGTGAAGTTCGAGGTGGAAGGGCACGTCGCCCGCGCCTTTCTGCACGAGATAGATCACCTGGACGGCGTGCTCTACATTGACAAGCTGGTCTCGCCCGACCGCGTGTGGCGGGTCAAAGAAGAGGCCACGGAAGACCTCGAATGA
- a CDS encoding exopolysaccharide biosynthesis protein — MMRTEVYTTPEAFEQLAGEWNALLKRSAANTLFLTNEWQKTWWRELGDGELRVLAMREDGLLVGIAPLFFEANALGAVEVALVGCKEVSDYLDFIFARGCEPACFRAVVDFLKSDAAPTWHTIGLCNIVETSPTLSAFAEMLNAEGWRAHVAFEDVCPIVTLPDTFEAYLAMLDGKERRELQRKLRRASEDVAITFATDAEALARDMDDFIALMKASAPSKAEFMTPRMARFFHAIARVMFEAGWLQLAFLEVEGVRAAAYMNFVYDDAVLVYNSGLDPEKYAYLSPGQVLIARLIEKAIQDGRRTFDFLQGDEEYKYKLGGKDVKLYTLSARR; from the coding sequence ATGATGCGCACCGAGGTTTACACCACGCCTGAAGCGTTCGAGCAGTTGGCCGGCGAGTGGAACGCGCTGCTCAAACGATCCGCGGCGAATACGCTCTTTCTCACCAACGAGTGGCAAAAGACGTGGTGGCGCGAGTTAGGCGACGGTGAACTGCGCGTGCTGGCCATGCGTGAGGATGGCTTGTTGGTCGGCATCGCGCCGCTGTTCTTCGAGGCCAATGCGCTTGGCGCGGTGGAAGTGGCGCTGGTCGGCTGCAAGGAAGTGTCGGACTATTTAGACTTCATCTTCGCCCGCGGTTGCGAGCCGGCGTGCTTTCGCGCTGTGGTGGATTTCCTCAAGAGCGACGCCGCACCGACGTGGCACACCATCGGCCTGTGCAACATCGTCGAGACTTCACCCACGTTGAGCGCGTTCGCCGAGATGCTGAACGCCGAGGGCTGGCGCGCGCATGTGGCCTTCGAAGACGTTTGTCCGATCGTGACGCTGCCCGACACATTCGAAGCCTATCTCGCCATGCTCGACGGCAAGGAGCGCCGTGAGTTACAGCGCAAGCTGCGCCGGGCGAGCGAAGACGTCGCGATCACTTTCGCGACCGACGCCGAGGCGCTGGCACGCGACATGGACGACTTCATCGCGCTGATGAAAGCCTCGGCGCCCAGCAAGGCCGAATTCATGACCCCGCGTATGGCGCGCTTCTTCCATGCAATCGCGCGCGTCATGTTCGAGGCCGGGTGGTTGCAACTGGCGTTTCTGGAAGTCGAGGGCGTGCGGGCGGCGGCGTACATGAACTTCGTCTATGACGACGCCGTGCTGGTCTATAACTCCGGCCTCGATCCGGAGAAGTATGCCTACCTGAGCCCCGGCCAGGTGTTGATCGCCCGGCTGATCGAGAAAGCCATCCAAGATGGCCGCCGCACATTCGACTTTCTACAAGGCGACGAGGAATACAAGTACAAACTCGGCGGCAAGGACGTGAAGCTCTACA